The Lactuca sativa cultivar Salinas chromosome 2, Lsat_Salinas_v11, whole genome shotgun sequence genome includes a window with the following:
- the LOC111915503 gene encoding uncharacterized protein LOC111915503, whose protein sequence is MIGYGKECMNSIIDMIDNENFSIISQAVVVTTVMNIDNDVELNEILEDEIGDEDDDEASFDNNVELPSTFTNMEGTNLTINENWSMTQSMSKNDFTRELGKDSFKDKEELVRAIKIHSIRTHRQFEVIESRPTIWTLRCKLYLQSGCKWKLHASKRKRSGYFEITTYTGPHTCLHSKLSLDYPNLNATLIAMETRHLIKEQPSISIPTLRAKIVEKLGYTPSYKKVWVGKQKAIEHVFGNWEESYVALPKYLGALQKFNPRTIVEWCVSRSNDVDEVEFRRVFWAFAPSIKGFHYCRPVITIDGTHLYGKYKGKMLFAMGVDGNNQILPLAFAIVENESYDTWDWFLSHVKNHVVKDREGICLISDRHGGILKAVNEHGSPWYCLRHFINNFYDKFRNSELKALAYRAGSQNQIRKFNSIMEGIGKLNPHAREWLESHPLNRWTLAHDGGRRYGLLTTNLSEIFNSVLKGARFLPITACVQLTFYRMVHYFEVRRPLGSSSQAHGDAHTPHVVVKQLALMAKSSAHSLRSFN, encoded by the exons ATGATTGGATATGGAAAAGAATGT ATGAATTCTATTATAGACATGATTGACAATGAGAATTTTTCTATAATTTCTCAAGCTGTTGTTGTGACTACTGTGATGAATATAGACAATGATGTTGAGTTAAATGAAATATTGGAAGATGAAAttggagatgaagatgatgatgaagcaTCTTTTGACAATAATGTTGAATTACCTTCGACTTTTACTAATATGGAAGGAACAAACTTGACTATCAATGAAAATTGGAGTATGACACAATCAATGAGTAAGAATGATTTTACCCGAGAGTTGGGAAAAGATTCTTTCAAGGATAAAGAGGAACTTGTTAGAGCAATCAAGATCCATAGCATTAGGACACATAGACAATTTGAGGTCATTGAGTCACGCCCAACTATTTGGACTCTAAGATGCAAGTTGTACTTACAATCTGGTTGCAAATGGAAGCTTCATGCAAGTAAACGTAAACGTAGTGGTTATTTTGAAATCACAACGTATACCGGTCCGCACACTTGTTTACACTCTAAGCTTTCTCTAGACTATCCGAACCTAAATGCAACCTTAATTGCTATGGAAACTAGACACCTTATAAAAGAGCAACCTTCTATAAGTATTCCGACTTTGAGAGCTAAAATAGTTGAAAAGTTGGGCTATACTCCTTCATATAAGAAGGTTTGGGTTGGAAAGCAAAAAGCAATTGAACATGTGTTTGGAAACTGGGAAGAGTCTTATGTCGCTTTACCAAAATATCTAGGCGCACTTCAAAAGTTCAATCCAAGGACTATAGTTGAATGGTGTGTTTCAAGATCGAACGATGTGGATGAAGTTGAATTTAGGCGTGTTTTTTGGGCCTTTGCTCCCTCTATCAAAGGGTTTCACTATTGTCGACCAGTGATTACCATTGATGGTACACACTTGTATGGTAAATACAAGGGTAAGATGCTATTTGCAATGGGAGTTGATGGCAATAATCAAATTTTGCCACTTGCATTTGCTATTGTAGAAAATGAATCTTATGATACTTGGGATTGGTTCCTTTCTCATGTTAAGAATCATGTGGTGAAAGACCGTGAAGGCATATGTCTAATATCTGATCGTCATGGTGGAATTCTTAAGGCTGTCAATGAGCATGGATCTCCATG gtaTTGTTTACGACATTTCATCAACAACTTTTATGACAAGTTTCGTAATTCAGAATTGAAAGCTTTAGCTTATCGTGCCGGGAGTCAGAATCAAATTCGAAAGTTCAACTCCATTATGGAAGGAATTGGGAAGTTAAATCCACATGCTCGAGAATGGTTGGAGAGTCATCCACTTAATAGATGGACACTTGCACATGATGGTGGAAGAAGATATGGGTTGCTCACAACAAATTTGTCAGAGATTTTCAACAGTGTACTTAAAGGTGCCCGTTTCTTACCAATCACAGCTTGTGTACAACTTACATTTTATAGAATGGTGCATTATTTTGAGGTGAGACGTCCTTTAGGATCTAGCTCTCAAGCTCATGGAGATGCACATACTCCACATGTTGTTGTAAAACAACTAGCTTTGATGGCAAAATCAAGTGCACATTCCTTAAGATCTTTTAACTGA